ACGGTCGGCTCGTCCATGTAAATAACCTGGGGCTTATGCAGCAGGGCCACGCCGATATTGACCCGGCGTTTCATGCCCCCGGAGAATGTGCCCACCCGCCCATTGGCCCGGTCGCTCAAGCCAATGAGGGCCAACACTTCGTTGACCCGCCGGCTTGCGCCGGCCCCGCGCAGGCCGTACATCTTGCCCCAAAAGGTCAGGTTCTCCCGGGCCGAAAGGTCTTCGTATAGGGCAATCTCTTGCGGCACTACTCCCAGCACGGATTTGATGGCCATTGGGTCGCGCCGGAGGGAATGGCCCATCACCCAGGCGTCGCCGTCATCAGGACGTAACAACGTGGCCAGCATGGAAATGGTGGTGGTTTTGCCCGCGCCGTTGGGGCCAAGCAGGCCAAAGATTTCGCCCGGCTGAACCTTAAAACTGACGCCTTGCACGGCCTTGATCTCGCCGAAAGATTTGTGCAGATTTTCTACTTGAATGGCTATGGTCTCTGGGTTCACTTTTCCCTCAATTGATCACCAACGGCTCTTTGCTGAAATGGGTCAATTGTTTGCTGCCGCGTTCGCCTACCACCACCAGATCCTCAATCCGGACCAGCAGCGGGCCTTTGATAATCTGGGGCTCCACGGTAAACACCATCCCTGCTTCCAGAACGTCGGGGATGCCCTTGTCTAAAAACGGCGGCTCGTGAATATCCATGCCAATGCCATGCCCCAGCCGATCAGGACTGTAGGCCCCAAACCCCGCCTCCTCCACAATCTGCAAGGCCAGAACATACAACGCCTCGGCCGTAATGGCCCCGCCGCGCATGGCGGCAATGGCCGACTCCTCGGCCTCAACCACCGCCCGGTAGGCCGACAGGTACTCTGGCGTAGGCTCCCCAAAGTA
The sequence above is drawn from the Anaerolineae bacterium genome and encodes:
- a CDS encoding ATP-binding cassette domain-containing protein, whose translation is MNPETIAIQVENLHKSFGEIKAVQGVSFKVQPGEIFGLLGPNGAGKTTTISMLATLLRPDDGDAWVMGHSLRRDPMAIKSVLGVVPQEIALYEDLSARENLTFWGKMYGLRGAGASRRVNEVLALIGLSDRANGRVGTFSGGMKRRVNIGVALLHKPQVIYMDEPTV